A window of Candidatus Neomarinimicrobiota bacterium genomic DNA:
GCTTTAAGAGATGAAATGGCAGAGGCTAAGCGAGAGGCTGTAATCGATGAGATGATCCGGATTATGATCGATGATTCCCTTGAAAATTTATCCGAAGAAGAAGTACGCGATGCCTACCGGAAAAGTCTTGAATACCGGGAAGTCCGTCATCTCTTTTCTCCTGATTCGGCCCTGATTCGCTCCTGGTATCAGGAAATCCTGTCCGGGCAGGAAACTTTTTACACTCTCTCACAACAAGCATTTCAGGATACATTTCTGGCAAATCATGGAGGATATCTTGGATTCATCACCTTTGGTGATATGATCCCTGAATTTGAAGAAATGGTCTTTCAAACAGAGCCCGGAAAGGTATCCAAACCGTTTAAAACATCCTTTGGCTGGCACATCTTGTCTGTTGAATCGGTGCAAACAGACATGCTTCCTTCGGAAGATGATTTTCAGGTAAACCGTGACCGAATCAAAAATAAAATTCGCCGGGTAAAAAAAGAGAAGTTTCTCTCCGGTTTTTATGCTTCTCTTGTACAAAAGAGGAAAATAAGGCCTGATATTTTGGGTGTCCAGGCTTTGAGCCATCTCATCAAGTCCAGCCGTATCACAGGAAAAAGTCTTGCCAATAATATTCAGGCTTATCCCTCCGAAGCCCTTGTCCGGGAAGTTCTGAACAGGTCCCAGGATATCTGGGATAAACCGGTTATCTACATGGATGATGATTATATTTCTTTAATAGATATACTTCCCCTTCTGAAAAGGGTTCCTTTAGCGCTTCTATACAGAAATCCCTCACAGGCCGTTCTTTTTGCCGTGCGGGATGAACTGGTGTATCAAATGGGGCTTGAACGGGGACTGGAAGAGCTTGAAACGGTGCAAATGAAAATAGGTGTGCGGCGCAAAGACTGGCTGAGCAGACAATTTGTTACTTCCCTTACCGATACGATGACCATCCATTACCCGCCCGGTTTAAATGAAGATGAAATGAACCGGTATTCCCGGGAAGTTAAAAATACCCTTATTCATCAAACATATCTGGATTTAAGGGATAATGCCCGTGTCTGGACGGATATGGATAAAATTTATACGCATTATGATAACATGAAATAAATAGAGGATTACATTATGCTGGCACTTGATTATGCGATTGTTTTTGTTTATCTCGCAGCCATGATTTTCGTGGGACTGATGATGCAACGGAAAGCGGAACAGGGAATTGATTCCTATTTTCTGGGGAACCGTAACCTTCCCTGGTGGGCACTGGGAGCATCGGGGATGTCCTCAAATCTGGATATCAGCGGAACCATGATTATTGTTGCCCTGGTTTATGCCATCGGAGCACGGGGGTTTTATATTGAAATTCGGGGTGGGGTTACCCTGATCATGGCTTTTCTTATGATTTTTATGGGGAAATGGAATCGGCGGGCCGGTGTAATGACCATGGCGGAATGGATGAGTGTCCGTTTCGGGAATGACAAGGAGGGAAAACTTGCGCGAACCATTACAGCTATTGTCAGTATTATCGGTACGATTGCCATGGTTACCTATTTTGCCATCGGCGGTGGTAAATTTCTGGACGAATTTCTTGGAATTCCTTCATTTGCCGGCCTCCCCGGTGCATTCTGGGCTGCTACAATCCTCATTATCCTGGCGATGATCTATACCGTTGCTTCAGGTCTCTATGGGGTTGTATGGACTGATGTCTTTCAGGGAATTCTTATTTTTGGGGCTATCATGTACATCGTCGTTAAAGCCATGTCCCTGAATGTGCCTGAAACCTTTTCCGTCACCATGCCCATGAAAGACGGGACCTTCGCCAGCTTTCCCACCACCTTTTCGGAATGGGCTAACCTGCTTCCAAGATGGAAACTGAATATTCATCCGAACAGTGATTATTCCATGTATAATCTGTTTGGTCTGCTTACAATGTTTTACATTTTTAAAACGATCATTGAAGGAAGTGGCGGAACCGGAAACTACATGATTCAACGCTATTATTCTGCCAAGAACGATAAGGAAGCCGGATATTTATCTCTCTTTTGGACTTTTCTCCTCAGTTTTCGCTGGCCTTTCATTGGTGCATTAGCCGTTTGGGGGATATCCCTGGGGAGCCAGATTACAGATCCGGAAATGGTTCTGCCGATTGTTGTTAATACCTTGCCGGTGGGTATTAAGGGATTTATGATTGCCGGCCTGATGGCTGCAGCCATGTCAACCTTCGATTCCACGGTAAATGCTGGAGCTGCCTATTGGGTGAAAGATATCTATCAGGTCTATATCAATCCGGAAGCGGATCATGATAAACTGATGAAACAAAGCCGGTGGTCCTCCATTCTGATTGTTGTTGTTGGATTAGGACTTATGTTAATCATCAAGAATGTTAATGAGATCTGGGCCTGGATTACCATGAGCATGGGAGCCGGTCTTATCATTCCCCAGTTGATCCGCTGGTACTGGTGGCGCCTGAACGGTTTCGGATACGCCATCGGCATGGCTGCCGGTATGCTGGCGGCTATCCTATGGAAAGCCTTTTCACCTCAGGCAACTCCCGAGTACTTTTCTTTCCTTTTTGCTTCAACCATATCATTCCTCGGGACAATCATTGGAACCTTGCTGACAAAACCCACAGATGATGCGGTTCTGCAGGATTTTTACAACCGGACCCGCCCTTTCGGGTTCTGGAAACGCTTTAAAAAGAATCTTCCCGAGAAAGAAGTTGAAAAAATTGACAAGGAAAATAAACGGGATATCGTTTCTACCTTCATTGCCGTTCCCTGGCAGATTGTCCTCTTTATGTTTATGATGAATCTGATTTTTAAAGTCTGGAACCAGTTTGTTATCCTCCTGCTGCTCCTTATTGTTTTAAGTACCGGCCTCTATTTTAACTGGTTCCGCCACCTGTCTGAAAAACCCCGTATTCCGCGGCGCAACAAGATGAAATAGATTCAATTAAAATACTTTAACCGGGAGGAATGGAAATGTATTCTACACCATTCCTCCCTATAAGAAAAAACTCACATGCATGAAGAACTGTTAAAAAAACTGAATACCCTGGGCTTCACTGTCTATGAATCCAAAGCATATCTGGCCCTGCTGAAAATAAGCCCGGCCAGCGGCTACGAGGTTGCCCAGGAATCGGGTGTTCCCAGAAGCGTCATTTATGATGTACTGCGTAAACTGGAAAAAGCCGGTGTAGCCGGAATTGTTCATGACAAACCCAAAAAATATGTTCCTCTGCCGCCGGATCAGCTGATTTCCATGCTGGATAACCAGTTCCATCATAATATTGAATCCCTGAAACACGATCTGGAAGAATTCTCCGAAGAAGGACATACAGGACACCTCTGGAATATCAGTGGGTATTCCACAATTATGCAAAAAGCACGTGAATTGATTCGTAAGGCAAAAAAAACCGTCTATATTTCTGCCTGGGGATCCGAAATTGAAGTCCTGAAAAATGATATAAAAGATGCTCTGAAACGGGATGTTAAAGTTATTATCTTCTCCTTTAATCCCCTCCCGATGAAGCACACATATTTTTACTCCTATAATATTGAGGAAAAACTTCTGGAGCAGAACTGGAACCATAAAATCGTTCTCGTGACGGATAAGCAGGAAGTACTGATGGGAGAATCGGATAAACGCTACCCCCAAAGAGCTGCCTGGACCAATAACGAAGCAATCATATCCATCGCTATCAATTATATTATTCTGGATATTACTCTCTTTGGACAACGACGTGAAATCAATGTCTCCGAATCGGTAACCGATATGATGAATGGTCACCTGAACGGTCTTGAAGGACTGCTTCATAAAAAATAGTATCCGGAAAAACCTGCCGATATGAAAAAAAGAAAGAAAGTCTGTTCTACTCAAATTATTATACTGACCAGAATTCTCGCTTTTATTTTCTTTATTCCATTGCTTTTATTGGGAAATCCCGTCACATCCGAACCTTCGTTTCCAACCCAAGTTGATTCTATCATTGTCTATTATCATGCTGATCAGGGTAACGGGGCACTTGCAGGAAGTGACGACACCCTCTATGCCCATACAGGAGTGATTACGGATAAAAGCAACAGCCCGTCAGACTGGAAATACGTCGTGACCCCCTGGCCCGGCGAGGGGTCGGATGCCAATCAGGTAAAAAACCGTCTGGAACGCCTTGAGACAAATCTGTATAAACTGGTAATCGGATACCCGGCTGACTATTATCAGGTGCCAGAAGAGGAGCAAATTCTCAAATTAGCCTTTGTCTTCCGAAACCAGGATGGGTCACTTGTTGGAAGAGATTCCGAAGATAAGGATATCTTTCTGCCCCTGTATAAAGCAGGACTCACTTCTGTTCTTATCGAACCGAAAGACCGGGATAAATATGGAGATCCTGACCGCAATCCTCTCTTTTTAAACAGTGCCGACACCCTCTCTGTCCTTTTTACGGCAGCTGCTCTGGGGGTTGATGCCGATTCGCTGATTGTACTTCGAAACGGGGAGAGATTGTTTTTAACTATACAGGATACCCTGAGCCTGCATTATCCGGTTCCCACCGCCTGGAAAGGCCGGAATTACATACAATGTGTCTCCCTGTCCAC
This region includes:
- a CDS encoding TrmB family transcriptional regulator — encoded protein: MHEELLKKLNTLGFTVYESKAYLALLKISPASGYEVAQESGVPRSVIYDVLRKLEKAGVAGIVHDKPKKYVPLPPDQLISMLDNQFHHNIESLKHDLEEFSEEGHTGHLWNISGYSTIMQKARELIRKAKKTVYISAWGSEIEVLKNDIKDALKRDVKVIIFSFNPLPMKHTYFYSYNIEEKLLEQNWNHKIVLVTDKQEVLMGESDKRYPQRAAWTNNEAIISIAINYIILDITLFGQRREINVSESVTDMMNGHLNGLEGLLHKK
- a CDS encoding sodium:solute symporter; this translates as MLALDYAIVFVYLAAMIFVGLMMQRKAEQGIDSYFLGNRNLPWWALGASGMSSNLDISGTMIIVALVYAIGARGFYIEIRGGVTLIMAFLMIFMGKWNRRAGVMTMAEWMSVRFGNDKEGKLARTITAIVSIIGTIAMVTYFAIGGGKFLDEFLGIPSFAGLPGAFWAATILIILAMIYTVASGLYGVVWTDVFQGILIFGAIMYIVVKAMSLNVPETFSVTMPMKDGTFASFPTTFSEWANLLPRWKLNIHPNSDYSMYNLFGLLTMFYIFKTIIEGSGGTGNYMIQRYYSAKNDKEAGYLSLFWTFLLSFRWPFIGALAVWGISLGSQITDPEMVLPIVVNTLPVGIKGFMIAGLMAAAMSTFDSTVNAGAAYWVKDIYQVYINPEADHDKLMKQSRWSSILIVVVGLGLMLIIKNVNEIWAWITMSMGAGLIIPQLIRWYWWRLNGFGYAIGMAAGMLAAILWKAFSPQATPEYFSFLFASTISFLGTIIGTLLTKPTDDAVLQDFYNRTRPFGFWKRFKKNLPEKEVEKIDKENKRDIVSTFIAVPWQIVLFMFMMNLIFKVWNQFVILLLLLIVLSTGLYFNWFRHLSEKPRIPRRNKMK
- a CDS encoding peptidylprolyl isomerase, producing MIKRIYITCFSVIIFLGCQSQKNPKEEVFARINGEVITVEEFVYTFTPQIWFMKNPLEKDVLNYHAGRMIRNVLFAQHQEELGIHDPLALRDEMAEAKREAVIDEMIRIMIDDSLENLSEEEVRDAYRKSLEYREVRHLFSPDSALIRSWYQEILSGQETFYTLSQQAFQDTFLANHGGYLGFITFGDMIPEFEEMVFQTEPGKVSKPFKTSFGWHILSVESVQTDMLPSEDDFQVNRDRIKNKIRRVKKEKFLSGFYASLVQKRKIRPDILGVQALSHLIKSSRITGKSLANNIQAYPSEALVREVLNRSQDIWDKPVIYMDDDYISLIDILPLLKRVPLALLYRNPSQAVLFAVRDELVYQMGLERGLEELETVQMKIGVRRKDWLSRQFVTSLTDTMTIHYPPGLNEDEMNRYSREVKNTLIHQTYLDLRDNARVWTDMDKIYTHYDNMK